AGAGTAAGACAAATCGTTTCCCAAATGCAAATCGCTGATAACAACAATCTTGTCTTTCCCACTGCCGGTGTTTTCACTGACAGTATCAAACGGGTTTGGAGAAACAGGATCATCTGAGCTACATGACATCAGAGTAAAGGTTAACGTCATCCATAGAAATAAAAAATACACGTTTTTCATTATACAATAAGTATTAGTTATAAATAATTATTAATTAACATATCATTCCCTCATTTCGGTCTTAATTAACAAAAGGTTTTCTTCGGTTTAGTTTATGCATTTCCCTTACAATAGTTCTTTTTCACAATCAAAAAAGTACTGTTTTAAGGTGTATCGGTTTCAGAAATAAAATTAAGCCTTGTCTTCTGAACAGGTGCTTCACAATCACAATTTCATTGTATCATTATTACAAAAACAGGAAAATTTGTCACCAGGTATTGAATTTAATTATCAAATTTTTAGTTAAATTTGCTGCCAACTATGCAAAGCCTATATTTAGCCACCCCGTTTGCGGCAGCAATTGCCTGCCTGCTCACTTCCTTGTTGCTCTTCGCACGCAGAAAGAGTGGAGAGCGTTCACGCCTCATCCTTTCATGCATCGTCATGTTTTCCGTTGGGAACTATATCATGCGGTTTATCGATCTCTGCCATGGAAACGAACCCCAGTTGGTCATCTCGGTACCCATGCTGTTGCTTGCTATCTTCATGGTTATCTCGTACATCATGTACCCTATCGAAGTGATATCGCCGGGATACCTCAATTGGCGTCGCATCTTCAAGCTATATAGCCCCTGTCTGATTCTGGCTGGTATTTATGGCCTTTCCATAAAGTTCGGAGCAACTTTTCCTCCTTACCATTCATTGCAAGACATGTTGCCTCAGTTCACTGAGTTTCATGCGTGGTTCCGTCTTTTGCTTGCCATGCTTATCTTTGCACCGGTGTTATTCATCTTCACCATACCTTACACACGCCGTTATAACAACACCGACAGGTCATGGATCATGAGATACACAATCTGTTTAACTATCAATACGATAGCCTACATGATAGTGCTTATGTCTGATTTACTGATAATTAAAACCCTATATTATTACGTAAGTGCAGGTTGCAGCATCTATGTTGCTTACCTGGAACTGTTCGAAAGGCTGATAGGACAACATCCGGTTCCTGTGGATGAAACTGTCACTGTGCCTGCCGACGAGTGCAATAATGTTGAAATATCAGTTGCAAACCAGAATCCATTGTGTGAAAGGATCCTTCTTCACATGAACCGCACATGCGATTACAGAAACCCCGATCTTTCGCTTAATATGCTGGCCGGTTTGCTTTACACCAACCGTACTACACTCTCAAATGCTTTGCACGAACTGGGATATTCCAGTTTCAACAACTATATCAACACGCTGCGCATCGAAGAATTTATCCGGCATATCGAAAACAATAAAACATTTAATTATCAGGATGTTTTCTATGATGTAGGTTTCCGTTCAAGAGCCACTGCTCTTCGGAATTTTAAGCAATATACCGGGAAAACGCCGTCTGAATATTTTTCCGAATAATACAAAATAACACAGCCGGACTATTTTAATTCTGCGTGAATTAAAATGTCCGGCTGTCTACTACCTAAAAAACAACACCAACAAATACTTTCTTAAGGTTCAGGTTCCTTTATTATATCGGAACGTCGGGAAAAGCTTTCAGATAAAAAGATTTGTCCGTCTTCTTTCGGAATATATCCTTGCGGGGCATTAAGTATGGCCCGGTCAGATCTTTGCAGATGAAAGAAAGTTATTATCCATTCCGAACTAAGCCGGGCAAAATCTTTCTGATAAGCTGGCTGATGCAATTCTGTTCTCAGCCCATTCAAGTTAAAGTTTGGTTAAAGCCTGTTCAATATCTCTCTTGATATCATCAATATTTTCAATACCTACAGAAAGACGAAGCAATCCGGGCACTGCCCCCGCTGCAATCTTATCCGCTTCGGAAAGCTGTTCGTGCGTGGTTGTGGCAGGGTGAATAATCAGTGTTTTGGCATCTCCCACATTGGCAAGGTGACTAATCAACTGCAGACTGTTTATCAGTTTGTCTGCCTGTTCGCTTCCACCCTTCAGTTTAAAGGAGAGCACCCCACCGAAACCCCTTTTCAGGTATTTCAAAGCCAGTTCATGATAAGGACTGCTTTCCAGTCCCGGATAGTTTACATATTCCACTTCCGGACGAGATTCAAGCCATTGAGCCACAGCCAGTGCATTCGACACATGGCGTTCCACTCTCAGTGACAGCGTTTCTAGTCCCTGCAACAATATGAATGAGTTGAACGGTGAAATGCTGTTTCCCCAGTCGCGCAATCCTTCTGTACGTGCACGAATTGTAAAGGCAATATTCCCAAACGGACCATTTGCGCCAAATACATCCCAGAACACCAATCCGTGGTAACTCTCGCTTGGTTCGGTGAATGCCCGGAACTTACCATTGCCCCAGTTAAACTTACCGCTGTCAATAATCACTCCTCCCAGCGCTGTGCCGTGTCCGCCAATCCATTTGGTAGCACTT
The Bacteroides sedimenti genome window above contains:
- a CDS encoding AraC family transcriptional regulator, translated to MQSLYLATPFAAAIACLLTSLLLFARRKSGERSRLILSCIVMFSVGNYIMRFIDLCHGNEPQLVISVPMLLLAIFMVISYIMYPIEVISPGYLNWRRIFKLYSPCLILAGIYGLSIKFGATFPPYHSLQDMLPQFTEFHAWFRLLLAMLIFAPVLFIFTIPYTRRYNNTDRSWIMRYTICLTINTIAYMIVLMSDLLIIKTLYYYVSAGCSIYVAYLELFERLIGQHPVPVDETVTVPADECNNVEISVANQNPLCERILLHMNRTCDYRNPDLSLNMLAGLLYTNRTTLSNALHELGYSSFNNYINTLRIEEFIRHIENNKTFNYQDVFYDVGFRSRATALRNFKQYTGKTPSEYFSE
- a CDS encoding O-acetylhomoserine aminocarboxypropyltransferase/cysteine synthase family protein; translation: MSTQNYKFETLQVHAGQEVDKTTRSRAVPIYLTSSYVFEDAQDGADLFGLRKFGNIYTRLMNPTTDVFEKRVAALEGGLSALATSSGQSAQFIALNNILEAGDNFVSTSHLYGGTYNQFKNQFKRLGVKVHFTPNDSPEEFEKLIDENTKALYLETIGNPDLNIPDFEAIAAVADKHNIPLIVDNTFGAGGAIFRPLEHGASVVVESATKWIGGHGTALGGVIIDSGKFNWGNGKFRAFTEPSESYHGLVFWDVFGANGPFGNIAFTIRARTEGLRDWGNSISPFNSFILLQGLETLSLRVERHVSNALAVAQWLESRPEVEYVNYPGLESSPYHELALKYLKRGFGGVLSFKLKGGSEQADKLINSLQLISHLANVGDAKTLIIHPATTTHEQLSEADKIAAGAVPGLLRLSVGIENIDDIKRDIEQALTKL